One genomic segment of Anguilla anguilla isolate fAngAng1 chromosome 2, fAngAng1.pri, whole genome shotgun sequence includes these proteins:
- the pax2a gene encoding paired box protein Pax-2a isoform X5, translating into MDIHCKADPFSAMHLSHIGHGGVNQLGGVFVNGRPLPDVVRQRIVELAHQGVRPCDISRQLRVSHGCVSKILGSYQKDFKRYYETGSIKPGVIGGSKPKVATPKVVDKIADYKRQNPTMFAWEIRDRLLAEGICDNDTVPSVSSINRIIRTKVQQPFHPSPDGTPLSTPGHTIVPSTASPPVSSASNDPVGSYSINGILGIPRSNGEKRKRDDDGSDGSGPNSDSQGSVDSLRKHLRADAFTQQQLEALDRVFERPSYPDVFPTAEHIKPEQASEYSLPALNPGLDEVKPSLSSSANPDLGPNVSQSYPVGRDMANTTLPGYPPHVPPTGQGSYPTSTLAGMVPGSDFSGNPYSHPQYTTYNEAWRFSNPALLSSPYYYSAASRGSAPPTAATAYDRH; encoded by the exons ATGGATATTCACTGCAAAGCAGACCCGTTCTCAGCGATGCACC TCTCCCATATAGGGCATGGGGGTGTAAACCAGCTAGGCGGGGTGTTCGTGAACGGAAGACCCCTACCTGACGTGGTGAGGCAAAGGATTGTAGAGCTCGCGCACCAGGGAGTGAGACCCTGTGACATCTCAAGACAACTAAGGGTCAGCCATGGCTGTGTCAGCAAAATTCTCGGCAG ctatcaaaaggattttaaaag ATATTACGAGACCGGCAGTATTAAACCTGGAGTAATTGGTGGATCCAAACCCAAAGTGGCGACTCCAAAGGTTGTGGATAAAATCGCGGACTACAAGCGGCAGAATCCCACCATGTTCGCTTGGGAGATAAGAGACAGGCTGTTGGCAGAAGGTATCTGCGACAACGACACTGTCCCAAGCGTGTCATCCATCAACAG GATTATCCGGACCAAAGTTCAGCAGCCTTTCCATCCTTCCCCTGATGGAACACCCCTCTCCACTCCCGGGCACACCATAG TGCCGAGTACAGCCTCTCCGCCTGTATCCAGCGCTTCCAACGATCCTGTGGGGTCTTACTCCATCAACGGCATTCTGGGTATTCCCCGGTCGAACGGCGAAAAGAGGAAACGAGATGATG ATGGTTCAGATGGTTCTGGCCCAAACAGTGATTCTCAGGGTAGTGTGGACAGTTTACGGAAGCACCTGCGAGCCGACGCGTTCACGCAGCAGCAGCTGGAAGCTCTGGACCGGGTCTTTGAGCGGCCGTCCTACCCAGACGTCTTCCCCACCGCAGAGCACATCAAACCCGAGCAG GCCAGTGAGTATTCACTACCAGCTCTGAACCCCGGACTGGACGAAGTGAAACCAAGTTTGTCATCCAGCGCCAACCCCGACCTGGGCCCCAACGTGTCTCAAAGCTACCCTGTAG GTCGGGACATGGCGAACACAACCCTACCTGGGTATCCCCCTCATGTCCCCCCCACTGGGCAGGGCAGCTATCCCACCTCAACACTTGCTGGAATGGTTCCTG gGAGCGACTTTTCAGGGAACCCATACAGTCATCCGCAATACACAACATACAACGAAGCATGGCGATTCAGCAACCCGGCATTACTAA GTTCCCCTTATTATTATAGTGCTGCATccagaggctccgcccctcccactgctgccactgccTATGACCGCCACTAG
- the pax2a gene encoding paired box protein Pax-2a isoform X6, producing the protein MDIHCKADPFSAMHLSHIGHGGVNQLGGVFVNGRPLPDVVRQRIVELAHQGVRPCDISRQLRVSHGCVSKILGRYYETGSIKPGVIGGSKPKVATPKVVDKIADYKRQNPTMFAWEIRDRLLAEGICDNDTVPSVSSINRIIRTKVQQPFHPSPDGTPLSTPGHTIVPSTASPPVSSASNDPVGSYSINGILGIPRSNGEKRKRDDDGSDGSGPNSDSQGSVDSLRKHLRADAFTQQQLEALDRVFERPSYPDVFPTAEHIKPEQASEYSLPALNPGLDEVKPSLSSSANPDLGPNVSQSYPVGRDMANTTLPGYPPHVPPTGQGSYPTSTLAGMVPGSDFSGNPYSHPQYTTYNEAWRFSNPALLSSPYYYSAASRGSAPPTAATAYDRH; encoded by the exons ATGGATATTCACTGCAAAGCAGACCCGTTCTCAGCGATGCACC TCTCCCATATAGGGCATGGGGGTGTAAACCAGCTAGGCGGGGTGTTCGTGAACGGAAGACCCCTACCTGACGTGGTGAGGCAAAGGATTGTAGAGCTCGCGCACCAGGGAGTGAGACCCTGTGACATCTCAAGACAACTAAGGGTCAGCCATGGCTGTGTCAGCAAAATTCTCGGCAG ATATTACGAGACCGGCAGTATTAAACCTGGAGTAATTGGTGGATCCAAACCCAAAGTGGCGACTCCAAAGGTTGTGGATAAAATCGCGGACTACAAGCGGCAGAATCCCACCATGTTCGCTTGGGAGATAAGAGACAGGCTGTTGGCAGAAGGTATCTGCGACAACGACACTGTCCCAAGCGTGTCATCCATCAACAG GATTATCCGGACCAAAGTTCAGCAGCCTTTCCATCCTTCCCCTGATGGAACACCCCTCTCCACTCCCGGGCACACCATAG TGCCGAGTACAGCCTCTCCGCCTGTATCCAGCGCTTCCAACGATCCTGTGGGGTCTTACTCCATCAACGGCATTCTGGGTATTCCCCGGTCGAACGGCGAAAAGAGGAAACGAGATGATG ATGGTTCAGATGGTTCTGGCCCAAACAGTGATTCTCAGGGTAGTGTGGACAGTTTACGGAAGCACCTGCGAGCCGACGCGTTCACGCAGCAGCAGCTGGAAGCTCTGGACCGGGTCTTTGAGCGGCCGTCCTACCCAGACGTCTTCCCCACCGCAGAGCACATCAAACCCGAGCAG GCCAGTGAGTATTCACTACCAGCTCTGAACCCCGGACTGGACGAAGTGAAACCAAGTTTGTCATCCAGCGCCAACCCCGACCTGGGCCCCAACGTGTCTCAAAGCTACCCTGTAG GTCGGGACATGGCGAACACAACCCTACCTGGGTATCCCCCTCATGTCCCCCCCACTGGGCAGGGCAGCTATCCCACCTCAACACTTGCTGGAATGGTTCCTG gGAGCGACTTTTCAGGGAACCCATACAGTCATCCGCAATACACAACATACAACGAAGCATGGCGATTCAGCAACCCGGCATTACTAA GTTCCCCTTATTATTATAGTGCTGCATccagaggctccgcccctcccactgctgccactgccTATGACCGCCACTAG
- the pax2a gene encoding paired box protein Pax-2a isoform X4, producing MDIHCKADPFSAMHRHGGVNQLGGVFVNGRPLPDVVRQRIVELAHQGVRPCDISRQLRVSHGCVSKILGRYYETGSIKPGVIGGSKPKVATPKVVDKIADYKRQNPTMFAWEIRDRLLAEGICDNDTVPSVSSINRIIRTKVQQPFHPSPDGTPLSTPGHTIVPSTASPPVSSASNDPVGSYSINGILGIPRSNGEKRKRDDDGSDGSGPNSDSQGSVDSLRKHLRADAFTQQQLEALDRVFERPSYPDVFPTAEHIKPEQASEYSLPALNPGLDEVKPSLSSSANPDLGPNVSQSYPVESHSSSACVKQEPHEASLAPFTPSSSSSSSLLGSCLAEMQPFQPTVSVDASTPCYSAYAQHGPSYGQYVSQPILAGRDMANTTLPGYPPHVPPTGQGSYPTSTLAGMVPGSDFSGNPYSHPQYTTYNEAWRFSNPALLSSPYYYSAASRGSAPPTAATAYDRH from the exons ATGGATATTCACTGCAAAGCAGACCCGTTCTCAGCGATGCACC GGCATGGGGGTGTAAACCAGCTAGGCGGGGTGTTCGTGAACGGAAGACCCCTACCTGACGTGGTGAGGCAAAGGATTGTAGAGCTCGCGCACCAGGGAGTGAGACCCTGTGACATCTCAAGACAACTAAGGGTCAGCCATGGCTGTGTCAGCAAAATTCTCGGCAG ATATTACGAGACCGGCAGTATTAAACCTGGAGTAATTGGTGGATCCAAACCCAAAGTGGCGACTCCAAAGGTTGTGGATAAAATCGCGGACTACAAGCGGCAGAATCCCACCATGTTCGCTTGGGAGATAAGAGACAGGCTGTTGGCAGAAGGTATCTGCGACAACGACACTGTCCCAAGCGTGTCATCCATCAACAG GATTATCCGGACCAAAGTTCAGCAGCCTTTCCATCCTTCCCCTGATGGAACACCCCTCTCCACTCCCGGGCACACCATAG TGCCGAGTACAGCCTCTCCGCCTGTATCCAGCGCTTCCAACGATCCTGTGGGGTCTTACTCCATCAACGGCATTCTGGGTATTCCCCGGTCGAACGGCGAAAAGAGGAAACGAGATGATG ATGGTTCAGATGGTTCTGGCCCAAACAGTGATTCTCAGGGTAGTGTGGACAGTTTACGGAAGCACCTGCGAGCCGACGCGTTCACGCAGCAGCAGCTGGAAGCTCTGGACCGGGTCTTTGAGCGGCCGTCCTACCCAGACGTCTTCCCCACCGCAGAGCACATCAAACCCGAGCAG GCCAGTGAGTATTCACTACCAGCTCTGAACCCCGGACTGGACGAAGTGAAACCAAGTTTGTCATCCAGCGCCAACCCCGACCTGGGCCCCAACGTGTCTCAAAGCTACCCTGTAG AATCCCATTCATCCTCGGCCTGTGTTAAACAGGAGCCTCACGAGGCTTCCCTGGCCCCcttcaccccctcctcctcctcctcctcctccctgttgGGCTCATGCCTAGCGGAGATGCAGCCTTTCCAACCCACTGTGTCAGTAGATGCCTCAACCCCCTGCTACAGTGCCTATGCCCAGCATGGCCCCAGCTACGGGCAATACGTGAGCCAGCCTATTCTAGCAG GTCGGGACATGGCGAACACAACCCTACCTGGGTATCCCCCTCATGTCCCCCCCACTGGGCAGGGCAGCTATCCCACCTCAACACTTGCTGGAATGGTTCCTG gGAGCGACTTTTCAGGGAACCCATACAGTCATCCGCAATACACAACATACAACGAAGCATGGCGATTCAGCAACCCGGCATTACTAA GTTCCCCTTATTATTATAGTGCTGCATccagaggctccgcccctcccactgctgccactgccTATGACCGCCACTAG
- the pax2a gene encoding paired box protein Pax-2a isoform X1, with protein MDIHCKADPFSAMHLSHIGHGGVNQLGGVFVNGRPLPDVVRQRIVELAHQGVRPCDISRQLRVSHGCVSKILGSYQKDFKRYYETGSIKPGVIGGSKPKVATPKVVDKIADYKRQNPTMFAWEIRDRLLAEGICDNDTVPSVSSINRIIRTKVQQPFHPSPDGTPLSTPGHTIVPSTASPPVSSASNDPVGSYSINGILGIPRSNGEKRKRDDDGSDGSGPNSDSQGSVDSLRKHLRADAFTQQQLEALDRVFERPSYPDVFPTAEHIKPEQASEYSLPALNPGLDEVKPSLSSSANPDLGPNVSQSYPVESHSSSACVKQEPHEASLAPFTPSSSSSSSLLGSCLAEMQPFQPTVSVDASTPCYSAYAQHGPSYGQYVSQPILAGRDMANTTLPGYPPHVPPTGQGSYPTSTLAGMVPGSDFSGNPYSHPQYTTYNEAWRFSNPALLSSPYYYSAASRGSAPPTAATAYDRH; from the exons ATGGATATTCACTGCAAAGCAGACCCGTTCTCAGCGATGCACC TCTCCCATATAGGGCATGGGGGTGTAAACCAGCTAGGCGGGGTGTTCGTGAACGGAAGACCCCTACCTGACGTGGTGAGGCAAAGGATTGTAGAGCTCGCGCACCAGGGAGTGAGACCCTGTGACATCTCAAGACAACTAAGGGTCAGCCATGGCTGTGTCAGCAAAATTCTCGGCAG ctatcaaaaggattttaaaag ATATTACGAGACCGGCAGTATTAAACCTGGAGTAATTGGTGGATCCAAACCCAAAGTGGCGACTCCAAAGGTTGTGGATAAAATCGCGGACTACAAGCGGCAGAATCCCACCATGTTCGCTTGGGAGATAAGAGACAGGCTGTTGGCAGAAGGTATCTGCGACAACGACACTGTCCCAAGCGTGTCATCCATCAACAG GATTATCCGGACCAAAGTTCAGCAGCCTTTCCATCCTTCCCCTGATGGAACACCCCTCTCCACTCCCGGGCACACCATAG TGCCGAGTACAGCCTCTCCGCCTGTATCCAGCGCTTCCAACGATCCTGTGGGGTCTTACTCCATCAACGGCATTCTGGGTATTCCCCGGTCGAACGGCGAAAAGAGGAAACGAGATGATG ATGGTTCAGATGGTTCTGGCCCAAACAGTGATTCTCAGGGTAGTGTGGACAGTTTACGGAAGCACCTGCGAGCCGACGCGTTCACGCAGCAGCAGCTGGAAGCTCTGGACCGGGTCTTTGAGCGGCCGTCCTACCCAGACGTCTTCCCCACCGCAGAGCACATCAAACCCGAGCAG GCCAGTGAGTATTCACTACCAGCTCTGAACCCCGGACTGGACGAAGTGAAACCAAGTTTGTCATCCAGCGCCAACCCCGACCTGGGCCCCAACGTGTCTCAAAGCTACCCTGTAG AATCCCATTCATCCTCGGCCTGTGTTAAACAGGAGCCTCACGAGGCTTCCCTGGCCCCcttcaccccctcctcctcctcctcctcctccctgttgGGCTCATGCCTAGCGGAGATGCAGCCTTTCCAACCCACTGTGTCAGTAGATGCCTCAACCCCCTGCTACAGTGCCTATGCCCAGCATGGCCCCAGCTACGGGCAATACGTGAGCCAGCCTATTCTAGCAG GTCGGGACATGGCGAACACAACCCTACCTGGGTATCCCCCTCATGTCCCCCCCACTGGGCAGGGCAGCTATCCCACCTCAACACTTGCTGGAATGGTTCCTG gGAGCGACTTTTCAGGGAACCCATACAGTCATCCGCAATACACAACATACAACGAAGCATGGCGATTCAGCAACCCGGCATTACTAA GTTCCCCTTATTATTATAGTGCTGCATccagaggctccgcccctcccactgctgccactgccTATGACCGCCACTAG
- the pax2a gene encoding paired box protein Pax-2a isoform X3, producing MDIHCKADPFSAMHLSHIGHGGVNQLGGVFVNGRPLPDVVRQRIVELAHQGVRPCDISRQLRVSHGCVSKILGRYYETGSIKPGVIGGSKPKVATPKVVDKIADYKRQNPTMFAWEIRDRLLAEGICDNDTVPSVSSINRIIRTKVQQPFHPSPDGTPLSTPGHTIVPSTASPPVSSASNDPVGSYSINGILGIPRSNGEKRKRDDDGSDGSGPNSDSQGSVDSLRKHLRADAFTQQQLEALDRVFERPSYPDVFPTAEHIKPEQASEYSLPALNPGLDEVKPSLSSSANPDLGPNVSQSYPVESHSSSACVKQEPHEASLAPFTPSSSSSSSLLGSCLAEMQPFQPTVSVDASTPCYSAYAQHGPSYGQYVSQPILAGRDMANTTLPGYPPHVPPTGQGSYPTSTLAGMVPGSDFSGNPYSHPQYTTYNEAWRFSNPALLSSPYYYSAASRGSAPPTAATAYDRH from the exons ATGGATATTCACTGCAAAGCAGACCCGTTCTCAGCGATGCACC TCTCCCATATAGGGCATGGGGGTGTAAACCAGCTAGGCGGGGTGTTCGTGAACGGAAGACCCCTACCTGACGTGGTGAGGCAAAGGATTGTAGAGCTCGCGCACCAGGGAGTGAGACCCTGTGACATCTCAAGACAACTAAGGGTCAGCCATGGCTGTGTCAGCAAAATTCTCGGCAG ATATTACGAGACCGGCAGTATTAAACCTGGAGTAATTGGTGGATCCAAACCCAAAGTGGCGACTCCAAAGGTTGTGGATAAAATCGCGGACTACAAGCGGCAGAATCCCACCATGTTCGCTTGGGAGATAAGAGACAGGCTGTTGGCAGAAGGTATCTGCGACAACGACACTGTCCCAAGCGTGTCATCCATCAACAG GATTATCCGGACCAAAGTTCAGCAGCCTTTCCATCCTTCCCCTGATGGAACACCCCTCTCCACTCCCGGGCACACCATAG TGCCGAGTACAGCCTCTCCGCCTGTATCCAGCGCTTCCAACGATCCTGTGGGGTCTTACTCCATCAACGGCATTCTGGGTATTCCCCGGTCGAACGGCGAAAAGAGGAAACGAGATGATG ATGGTTCAGATGGTTCTGGCCCAAACAGTGATTCTCAGGGTAGTGTGGACAGTTTACGGAAGCACCTGCGAGCCGACGCGTTCACGCAGCAGCAGCTGGAAGCTCTGGACCGGGTCTTTGAGCGGCCGTCCTACCCAGACGTCTTCCCCACCGCAGAGCACATCAAACCCGAGCAG GCCAGTGAGTATTCACTACCAGCTCTGAACCCCGGACTGGACGAAGTGAAACCAAGTTTGTCATCCAGCGCCAACCCCGACCTGGGCCCCAACGTGTCTCAAAGCTACCCTGTAG AATCCCATTCATCCTCGGCCTGTGTTAAACAGGAGCCTCACGAGGCTTCCCTGGCCCCcttcaccccctcctcctcctcctcctcctccctgttgGGCTCATGCCTAGCGGAGATGCAGCCTTTCCAACCCACTGTGTCAGTAGATGCCTCAACCCCCTGCTACAGTGCCTATGCCCAGCATGGCCCCAGCTACGGGCAATACGTGAGCCAGCCTATTCTAGCAG GTCGGGACATGGCGAACACAACCCTACCTGGGTATCCCCCTCATGTCCCCCCCACTGGGCAGGGCAGCTATCCCACCTCAACACTTGCTGGAATGGTTCCTG gGAGCGACTTTTCAGGGAACCCATACAGTCATCCGCAATACACAACATACAACGAAGCATGGCGATTCAGCAACCCGGCATTACTAA GTTCCCCTTATTATTATAGTGCTGCATccagaggctccgcccctcccactgctgccactgccTATGACCGCCACTAG
- the pax2a gene encoding paired box protein Pax-2a isoform X7, protein MDIHCKADPFSAMHRHGGVNQLGGVFVNGRPLPDVVRQRIVELAHQGVRPCDISRQLRVSHGCVSKILGRYYETGSIKPGVIGGSKPKVATPKVVDKIADYKRQNPTMFAWEIRDRLLAEGICDNDTVPSVSSINRIIRTKVQQPFHPSPDGTPLSTPGHTIVPSTASPPVSSASNDPVGSYSINGILGIPRSNGEKRKRDDDGSDGSGPNSDSQGSVDSLRKHLRADAFTQQQLEALDRVFERPSYPDVFPTAEHIKPEQASEYSLPALNPGLDEVKPSLSSSANPDLGPNVSQSYPVGRDMANTTLPGYPPHVPPTGQGSYPTSTLAGMVPGSDFSGNPYSHPQYTTYNEAWRFSNPALLSSPYYYSAASRGSAPPTAATAYDRH, encoded by the exons ATGGATATTCACTGCAAAGCAGACCCGTTCTCAGCGATGCACC GGCATGGGGGTGTAAACCAGCTAGGCGGGGTGTTCGTGAACGGAAGACCCCTACCTGACGTGGTGAGGCAAAGGATTGTAGAGCTCGCGCACCAGGGAGTGAGACCCTGTGACATCTCAAGACAACTAAGGGTCAGCCATGGCTGTGTCAGCAAAATTCTCGGCAG ATATTACGAGACCGGCAGTATTAAACCTGGAGTAATTGGTGGATCCAAACCCAAAGTGGCGACTCCAAAGGTTGTGGATAAAATCGCGGACTACAAGCGGCAGAATCCCACCATGTTCGCTTGGGAGATAAGAGACAGGCTGTTGGCAGAAGGTATCTGCGACAACGACACTGTCCCAAGCGTGTCATCCATCAACAG GATTATCCGGACCAAAGTTCAGCAGCCTTTCCATCCTTCCCCTGATGGAACACCCCTCTCCACTCCCGGGCACACCATAG TGCCGAGTACAGCCTCTCCGCCTGTATCCAGCGCTTCCAACGATCCTGTGGGGTCTTACTCCATCAACGGCATTCTGGGTATTCCCCGGTCGAACGGCGAAAAGAGGAAACGAGATGATG ATGGTTCAGATGGTTCTGGCCCAAACAGTGATTCTCAGGGTAGTGTGGACAGTTTACGGAAGCACCTGCGAGCCGACGCGTTCACGCAGCAGCAGCTGGAAGCTCTGGACCGGGTCTTTGAGCGGCCGTCCTACCCAGACGTCTTCCCCACCGCAGAGCACATCAAACCCGAGCAG GCCAGTGAGTATTCACTACCAGCTCTGAACCCCGGACTGGACGAAGTGAAACCAAGTTTGTCATCCAGCGCCAACCCCGACCTGGGCCCCAACGTGTCTCAAAGCTACCCTGTAG GTCGGGACATGGCGAACACAACCCTACCTGGGTATCCCCCTCATGTCCCCCCCACTGGGCAGGGCAGCTATCCCACCTCAACACTTGCTGGAATGGTTCCTG gGAGCGACTTTTCAGGGAACCCATACAGTCATCCGCAATACACAACATACAACGAAGCATGGCGATTCAGCAACCCGGCATTACTAA GTTCCCCTTATTATTATAGTGCTGCATccagaggctccgcccctcccactgctgccactgccTATGACCGCCACTAG
- the pax2a gene encoding paired box protein Pax-2a isoform X2, with protein MDIHCKADPFSAMHRHGGVNQLGGVFVNGRPLPDVVRQRIVELAHQGVRPCDISRQLRVSHGCVSKILGSYQKDFKRYYETGSIKPGVIGGSKPKVATPKVVDKIADYKRQNPTMFAWEIRDRLLAEGICDNDTVPSVSSINRIIRTKVQQPFHPSPDGTPLSTPGHTIVPSTASPPVSSASNDPVGSYSINGILGIPRSNGEKRKRDDDGSDGSGPNSDSQGSVDSLRKHLRADAFTQQQLEALDRVFERPSYPDVFPTAEHIKPEQASEYSLPALNPGLDEVKPSLSSSANPDLGPNVSQSYPVESHSSSACVKQEPHEASLAPFTPSSSSSSSLLGSCLAEMQPFQPTVSVDASTPCYSAYAQHGPSYGQYVSQPILAGRDMANTTLPGYPPHVPPTGQGSYPTSTLAGMVPGSDFSGNPYSHPQYTTYNEAWRFSNPALLSSPYYYSAASRGSAPPTAATAYDRH; from the exons ATGGATATTCACTGCAAAGCAGACCCGTTCTCAGCGATGCACC GGCATGGGGGTGTAAACCAGCTAGGCGGGGTGTTCGTGAACGGAAGACCCCTACCTGACGTGGTGAGGCAAAGGATTGTAGAGCTCGCGCACCAGGGAGTGAGACCCTGTGACATCTCAAGACAACTAAGGGTCAGCCATGGCTGTGTCAGCAAAATTCTCGGCAG ctatcaaaaggattttaaaag ATATTACGAGACCGGCAGTATTAAACCTGGAGTAATTGGTGGATCCAAACCCAAAGTGGCGACTCCAAAGGTTGTGGATAAAATCGCGGACTACAAGCGGCAGAATCCCACCATGTTCGCTTGGGAGATAAGAGACAGGCTGTTGGCAGAAGGTATCTGCGACAACGACACTGTCCCAAGCGTGTCATCCATCAACAG GATTATCCGGACCAAAGTTCAGCAGCCTTTCCATCCTTCCCCTGATGGAACACCCCTCTCCACTCCCGGGCACACCATAG TGCCGAGTACAGCCTCTCCGCCTGTATCCAGCGCTTCCAACGATCCTGTGGGGTCTTACTCCATCAACGGCATTCTGGGTATTCCCCGGTCGAACGGCGAAAAGAGGAAACGAGATGATG ATGGTTCAGATGGTTCTGGCCCAAACAGTGATTCTCAGGGTAGTGTGGACAGTTTACGGAAGCACCTGCGAGCCGACGCGTTCACGCAGCAGCAGCTGGAAGCTCTGGACCGGGTCTTTGAGCGGCCGTCCTACCCAGACGTCTTCCCCACCGCAGAGCACATCAAACCCGAGCAG GCCAGTGAGTATTCACTACCAGCTCTGAACCCCGGACTGGACGAAGTGAAACCAAGTTTGTCATCCAGCGCCAACCCCGACCTGGGCCCCAACGTGTCTCAAAGCTACCCTGTAG AATCCCATTCATCCTCGGCCTGTGTTAAACAGGAGCCTCACGAGGCTTCCCTGGCCCCcttcaccccctcctcctcctcctcctcctccctgttgGGCTCATGCCTAGCGGAGATGCAGCCTTTCCAACCCACTGTGTCAGTAGATGCCTCAACCCCCTGCTACAGTGCCTATGCCCAGCATGGCCCCAGCTACGGGCAATACGTGAGCCAGCCTATTCTAGCAG GTCGGGACATGGCGAACACAACCCTACCTGGGTATCCCCCTCATGTCCCCCCCACTGGGCAGGGCAGCTATCCCACCTCAACACTTGCTGGAATGGTTCCTG gGAGCGACTTTTCAGGGAACCCATACAGTCATCCGCAATACACAACATACAACGAAGCATGGCGATTCAGCAACCCGGCATTACTAA GTTCCCCTTATTATTATAGTGCTGCATccagaggctccgcccctcccactgctgccactgccTATGACCGCCACTAG
- the pax2a gene encoding paired box protein Pax-2a isoform X8, whose amino-acid sequence MDIHCKADPFSAMHLSHIGHGGVNQLGGVFVNGRPLPDVVRQRIVELAHQGVRPCDISRQLRVSHGCVSKILGRYYETGSIKPGVIGGSKPKVATPKVVDKIADYKRQNPTMFAWEIRDRLLAEGICDNDTVPSVSSINRIIRTKVQQPFHPSPDGTPLSTPGHTIVPSTASPPVSSASNDPVGSYSINGILGIPRSNGEKRKRDDDGSDGSGPNSDSQGSVDSLRKHLRADAFTQQQLEALDRVFERPSYPDVFPTAEHIKPEQASEYSLPALNPGLDEVKPSLSSSANPDLGPNVSQSYPVGRDMANTTLPGYPPHVPPTGQGSYPTSTLAGMVPGSDFSGNPYSHPQYTTYNEAWRFSNPALLMLHPEAPPLPLLPLPMTATSYHGNQIKLQDHGFGPHIVPV is encoded by the exons ATGGATATTCACTGCAAAGCAGACCCGTTCTCAGCGATGCACC TCTCCCATATAGGGCATGGGGGTGTAAACCAGCTAGGCGGGGTGTTCGTGAACGGAAGACCCCTACCTGACGTGGTGAGGCAAAGGATTGTAGAGCTCGCGCACCAGGGAGTGAGACCCTGTGACATCTCAAGACAACTAAGGGTCAGCCATGGCTGTGTCAGCAAAATTCTCGGCAG ATATTACGAGACCGGCAGTATTAAACCTGGAGTAATTGGTGGATCCAAACCCAAAGTGGCGACTCCAAAGGTTGTGGATAAAATCGCGGACTACAAGCGGCAGAATCCCACCATGTTCGCTTGGGAGATAAGAGACAGGCTGTTGGCAGAAGGTATCTGCGACAACGACACTGTCCCAAGCGTGTCATCCATCAACAG GATTATCCGGACCAAAGTTCAGCAGCCTTTCCATCCTTCCCCTGATGGAACACCCCTCTCCACTCCCGGGCACACCATAG TGCCGAGTACAGCCTCTCCGCCTGTATCCAGCGCTTCCAACGATCCTGTGGGGTCTTACTCCATCAACGGCATTCTGGGTATTCCCCGGTCGAACGGCGAAAAGAGGAAACGAGATGATG ATGGTTCAGATGGTTCTGGCCCAAACAGTGATTCTCAGGGTAGTGTGGACAGTTTACGGAAGCACCTGCGAGCCGACGCGTTCACGCAGCAGCAGCTGGAAGCTCTGGACCGGGTCTTTGAGCGGCCGTCCTACCCAGACGTCTTCCCCACCGCAGAGCACATCAAACCCGAGCAG GCCAGTGAGTATTCACTACCAGCTCTGAACCCCGGACTGGACGAAGTGAAACCAAGTTTGTCATCCAGCGCCAACCCCGACCTGGGCCCCAACGTGTCTCAAAGCTACCCTGTAG GTCGGGACATGGCGAACACAACCCTACCTGGGTATCCCCCTCATGTCCCCCCCACTGGGCAGGGCAGCTATCCCACCTCAACACTTGCTGGAATGGTTCCTG gGAGCGACTTTTCAGGGAACCCATACAGTCATCCGCAATACACAACATACAACGAAGCATGGCGATTCAGCAACCCGGCATTACTAA TGCTGCATccagaggctccgcccctcccactgctgccactgccTATGACCGCCACTAGTTACCACGGAAACCAAATCAAACTTCAGGACCATGGCTTCGGCCCCCATATTGTACCGGTGTGA